From a region of the Candidatus Omnitrophota bacterium genome:
- a CDS encoding 50S ribosomal protein L25, with protein sequence MEKIILKVNTREALGKEAGRRLRKEGLIPAVVYKKAKQSMPITVGIKDLVPILRTSAGENVIITLEVLSDAGSKKPAAEKTVIIKEIQYHPVKGDILHCDFQEISLTEKIKVNIPIEARGESGGVRSDGGIFDFPIKELNIECLPTDIPEKIFVDVHEMKIGDAVRVKDLKLPAAITVLSDPEQTVVSVVPPEAEKPAEEEPEAAAEKAEPEVIKQKKPEPSAEAEQKK encoded by the coding sequence ATGGAAAAAATCATACTAAAGGTAAACACGAGAGAGGCCCTGGGCAAAGAAGCCGGCAGAAGGCTAAGAAAAGAAGGCCTTATTCCGGCTGTTGTGTATAAAAAGGCCAAACAGTCAATGCCCATAACGGTCGGTATAAAAGATTTGGTTCCGATACTGCGCACCTCCGCCGGAGAAAACGTTATTATAACCCTGGAGGTTTTATCCGATGCCGGCTCAAAGAAACCTGCCGCGGAAAAGACGGTAATTATCAAGGAGATACAATACCACCCCGTCAAAGGGGACATACTCCATTGCGATTTTCAGGAAATATCTCTTACGGAAAAAATCAAGGTAAACATTCCCATTGAAGCCAGAGGAGAGTCCGGCGGCGTCAGGTCGGACGGCGGCATATTTGATTTCCCGATAAAGGAATTAAATATAGAGTGTCTTCCCACGGATATACCGGAAAAGATATTTGTTGATGTCCATGAGATGAAAATAGGCGATGCCGTTAGGGTCAAAGATTTAAAATTACCGGCGGCAATTACGGTATTAAGCGATCCGGAGCAGACAGTGGTATCTGTGGTGCCGCCTGAAGCCGAGAAGCCCGCAGAGGAAGAGCCGGAAGCCGCGGCGGAAAAGGCCGAACCCGAAGTAATTAAACAGAAAAAGCCCGAACCTTCAGCTGAAGCGGAACAAAAGAAGTAG
- the pth gene encoding aminoacyl-tRNA hydrolase → MKLIAGLGNPGSRYAGTRHNAGFLLAELLSEKYKAVFKKKLFFNARQCAFNISDTAVILVEPLSFMNLSGGVVRRYAGRLGIDPGDILVVYDDIDIPLGSFKIRLKGSAGGHNGMESVMQCMGTDEIARLRIGINSGFKPGDLSEYVLSVFEKNELTRLRQGLDGAISECERWVIGKI, encoded by the coding sequence ATGAAGTTGATAGCAGGATTAGGCAATCCCGGTTCACGGTATGCGGGAACCCGGCATAACGCGGGTTTTCTTTTAGCCGAGTTACTATCGGAAAAATACAAGGCTGTATTTAAAAAAAAACTGTTTTTCAATGCCAGGCAATGCGCTTTTAACATATCAGACACGGCGGTTATTCTTGTTGAGCCGCTTTCTTTCATGAACCTTTCCGGAGGAGTTGTCCGCAGGTATGCCGGCAGGCTTGGTATTGATCCCGGAGACATACTGGTTGTCTATGATGATATAGACATTCCGCTCGGTTCTTTTAAGATCAGGCTGAAGGGCTCGGCGGGTGGCCATAACGGTATGGAATCCGTCATGCAATGTATGGGAACTGATGAGATAGCCAGGTTGAGAATAGGCATAAACTCCGGGTTTAAACCCGGCGATTTGTCGGAATACGTATTATCTGTTTTTGAAAAAAATGAACTGACGCGCCTGCGGCAGGGCCTGGATGGCGCTATATCGGAATGTGAGAGATGGGTTATAGGTAAAATTTGA
- the rpsF gene encoding 30S ribosomal protein S6, protein MKTYEILFLIRPDMGKEELNSQYKDIENIISKHSGKIDSVQDLGKRQLAYEIKKHKEGVYYLMNVSMEPSCLKEFESELKLSEPILRFAITRLDATKAAPAKATI, encoded by the coding sequence TTGAAGACATATGAAATATTGTTTCTTATAAGGCCTGATATGGGAAAAGAAGAGCTTAACAGTCAGTATAAAGATATTGAAAATATAATAAGCAAGCATTCCGGAAAGATTGACAGCGTTCAGGATCTGGGCAAAAGGCAGCTTGCTTATGAAATCAAAAAGCACAAGGAAGGCGTGTATTATCTGATGAATGTCAGCATGGAGCCTTCGTGCCTTAAGGAATTTGAAAGTGAACTTAAATTAAGCGAGCCAATTTTAAGATTTGCAATTACAAGGCTTGATGCCACCAAGGCCGCGCCCGCTAAAGCAACCATTTAA
- a CDS encoding single-stranded DNA-binding protein, with translation MANFNKVLFMGNLTRDPELRYLPNGTAVATFSVASNRVYKLPTGEKKEEATFIRVVVWSKRAEICAEYLAKGSSVFVEGRLQSRTWQGQDGQKRSTIEIIADNVQFIGKPKKDIQAGHAAARQGSQEPLDSPPDVDISADEKSPGTGEDDIPF, from the coding sequence ATGGCCAATTTTAATAAAGTATTGTTTATGGGTAATTTGACTCGTGACCCGGAATTGAGATATTTGCCTAACGGAACAGCGGTGGCGACTTTCAGTGTGGCATCCAACAGGGTCTATAAATTGCCTACCGGAGAAAAGAAAGAGGAAGCCACTTTTATCCGCGTGGTTGTATGGTCTAAGAGGGCAGAAATATGCGCTGAATATCTTGCGAAAGGCTCTTCTGTATTTGTTGAGGGACGCCTTCAATCAAGGACATGGCAGGGCCAGGACGGACAAAAGCGCAGCACAATAGAGATAATTGCCGATAATGTGCAATTCATTGGCAAGCCAAAAAAAGATATACAAGCAGGCCATGCCGCCGCCCGGCAGGGTTCCCAAGAGCCCTTGGATTCGCCGCCTGATGTGGATATAAGCGCGGACGAAAAATCCCCCGGTACAGGTGAAGACGATATTCCATTTTAG